The sequence below is a genomic window from Colletotrichum destructivum chromosome 4, complete sequence.
ATATTATTGAGCTTGTCTAACGCAGATTTAGCCCCCAAAAACGGCTGGTGAAAAGCGCAAACGCGGTCGGCCTCCCAACGCGCCCAAGATTGGCGACGCGTCGCAAGAGTCTTCCCGAATCGTAGAGGCAGAGTCAAACGAGTTGGCCGAGAAAGCTGTGGTCGTCTCAACACCAGCAAAGCGTGGTCGAccgaagaagaacaaggaaTCCCAACCACCGCCTCTCTCCGAGGAGCCACAGGCGAAAAGACGGGGTAGACCGAGGCGTGAAGAAGGGGTCGAGGAGGTGATCGAGGAGGAACCTGAGCTGGTCCAATCGAAAATCAAGTCAAGAAAGGCGGTTAAGAGTGCCGTGCAAGTTGGAGATTTCTCCCAACCAGCGGAGAAACCGACGGTAACCAAGACGAGTCGCAAGGCAGCGCAGGAGGCAAGTGGTGCCAggggcgacgatgaagccAGCGTAAACAgcgcggcgaagaagaagcgtgGCAGGCCGACGAAGGTCATCGAGGAACCTACCGAAGATGTGACGGAGCTGgagccgacgccgaagaagaagcgcggACGTCCATCTCTGAACAAGGGGCTTGTCGCACAGGAGTCTATCGAAGCTGCCGAGGAAGAATCCGCGCCTAAGAAACGGGGGAGTAAGCCCAAGGAGAAGATTGCCGAGGTTGAGAAACatgcggccgaggaagaggtcgAGACTGAACCCGCACCCGAGAAGAAACGTGGACGTAAACCAAAAGCCGCAGCggaggaaggagagaagCCATCGGCTGAAGAAGAATCGAAAGCCGCAAAGAAGAAGCACCGTCGCCCCGCAGCCCGAACCGAGCCAGAGGCGCCGGAGGCCCGTAGGCGGAAAGACAGACAACCCTCCCCAGCAGGAGAGCCAGCGACCGAGAAGCCGACTAAGAAACGGCGCAAGCGGCCTTCTGAAATCGAGGAGAGGCCCTCGAAATCACCTCCAGAAacacaacgccgccgcccaggtcgGCCCCGGATCTCTGACGGGGCATCCTCCCCGCACGCCCCTGAGGAGCAACCATCTAAGTCACGTAAATCCAAGAAGCGTCCGCCAGGAGACGAAGACGCAGCGGACTCAGCGCCGGCAAAGAAACGCCGCCGTCGTACATCCGACGAGATTagacaacagcagcagctgtTGCTACAATCCAGCATGGATCCcccagcagctcgccgtccGGCCCCGAAACACCGCCACATCGCTCCCCGCGTCCGCCAGATCCCCCGCTCGATAATCGAGGAGAAATGGACCCCACTCGCACCCCCAACCCTCGCACACGTCTCcagcctcctccgccttgccGAGCGCCCCGTCCTGCAACGCCTCGCTGCCAACGAGAAGCGCCGCGACcaggccgcctcggccatccGCCTTGTCACGAACCGCCTCTCCA
It includes:
- a CDS encoding Putative centromere protein Q, translating into MPPKTAGEKRKRGRPPNAPKIGDASQESSRIVEAESNELAEKAVVVSTPAKRGRPKKNKESQPPPLSEEPQAKRRGRPRREEGVEEVIEEEPELVQSKIKSRKAVKSAVQVGDFSQPAEKPTVTKTSRKAAQEASGARGDDEASVNSAAKKKRGRPTKVIEEPTEDVTELEPTPKKKRGRPSLNKGLVAQESIEAAEEESAPKKRGSKPKEKIAEVEKHAAEEEVETEPAPEKKRGRKPKAAAEEGEKPSAEEESKAAKKKHRRPAARTEPEAPEARRRKDRQPSPAGEPATEKPTKKRRKRPSEIEERPSKSPPETQRRRPGRPRISDGASSPHAPEEQPSKSRKSKKRPPGDEDAADSAPAKKRRRRTSDEIRQQQQLLLQSSMDPPAARRPAPKHRHIAPRVRQIPRSIIEEKWTPLAPPTLAHVSSLLRLAERPVLQRLAANEKRRDQAASAIRLVTNRLSRKLSRGLPFPPAAAPSTGSGVGTRKAADADGGRAEELNFERVIEGVAALERQLDPLLHAVELLKVEKERDERSLEADYDSLRTLEANARSEARNFKDNLRKTHVLVPEPKKVAGADSSRHSSVGEEHDFKFVPDENVTGMLFRDLEGNELRELAGQVSSHMESMRNNLQQIDGVLPQIVRSRAALQDVLFKHLDQPSYENVLLG